The following proteins are co-located in the Roseovarius arcticus genome:
- a CDS encoding RraA family protein, translated as MTVSLDLSDIETATLGHFLSEGFMAPSIQGLVPERRIFGPAFTVRMPSDDGAALVQALAQVQPGQVIVIDRCGDLRHACWGAVTTAAAQARGAAGVVIDGFVTDRSAILAAGFAVWCRGRSPITTKPRGLSGDVNVPINCGGTAVRPGDIILADESGVAVMDPAQASEFCARARQIQHDEIAILERLNAGETLAQITGRAN; from the coding sequence ATGACCGTATCACTCGACCTTTCGGATATCGAAACCGCGACGCTGGGCCACTTTCTTAGTGAGGGGTTCATGGCGCCGTCCATTCAGGGGCTAGTCCCTGAACGACGCATATTTGGCCCCGCGTTTACCGTGCGCATGCCAAGCGACGATGGCGCGGCGCTGGTCCAAGCGCTGGCACAGGTGCAGCCGGGTCAGGTAATCGTAATTGATCGTTGCGGCGACCTGCGCCATGCGTGCTGGGGCGCCGTCACTACCGCAGCGGCGCAGGCACGCGGCGCAGCGGGAGTTGTAATCGACGGCTTCGTCACCGACCGCTCAGCCATTCTGGCCGCTGGATTTGCCGTCTGGTGCCGCGGACGCTCGCCCATCACAACCAAGCCGCGCGGCCTGTCGGGCGACGTGAACGTGCCGATCAATTGCGGCGGCACCGCGGTCCGGCCCGGCGATATTATCCTCGCCGATGAAAGCGGCGTGGCCGTCATGGACCCGGCCCAGGCCTCCGAGTTCTGCGCGCGTGCGCGGCAGATACAGCATGACGAGATCGCGATACTGGAACGGCTAAACGCTGGCGAAACACTAGCGCAAATAACCGGGCGCGCGAACTAA
- a CDS encoding serine hydrolase domain-containing protein, giving the protein MTPPKAHIPKAPAAAPVRTAREMGIMQGHPPAAEAIPGPSNWDLPPFNRWSFQNMRSLFPTADVPRGAGPVRALPSTHQDILPIDYKTLEGPRQTVRDWLNTSYTDGFLVMSRGQVVHESYHNDMGALTPHLSQSMAKSVVGTLAGVLHGEGSLDLDALMSDIVPEMAHSGYAGATLRNVLDMRSGVRFTEDYGIPGSDMTHIDIASGWRPPLPGAPVPTIRDVILGLPQERPHGEAFKYRSIETDVIAWALERSASQSLASLLSDRIWSRIGAERDAYFTVDRAGTALADGGFNATLRDYTRFGLMMLEGGAWDGVQIVPEAWVRASAAGDRSAYGEPYTATSPKGAYSRQWWIHDAERGDFMARGVFGQLIYIDPKTDFLAVKLSTWPDFLIHSYTVDMLAAVTAIRDALSPA; this is encoded by the coding sequence ATGACGCCCCCCAAAGCCCACATCCCGAAGGCCCCGGCCGCCGCACCTGTGCGCACCGCCCGCGAGATGGGCATCATGCAGGGGCACCCGCCGGCCGCCGAGGCGATTCCCGGCCCGTCGAACTGGGACCTGCCCCCGTTCAATCGCTGGTCATTTCAAAACATGCGCAGCCTCTTCCCAACCGCCGACGTACCGCGCGGCGCAGGTCCGGTGCGTGCGCTGCCCAGTACGCATCAGGATATTCTGCCGATCGACTACAAAACGCTCGAAGGCCCTCGGCAAACTGTTCGCGATTGGCTGAACACCAGCTACACCGACGGCTTTTTGGTGATGAGCCGTGGACAAGTCGTGCATGAAAGCTATCACAACGACATGGGCGCGCTTACGCCGCATCTGTCGCAGTCCATGGCCAAATCGGTGGTCGGAACATTGGCCGGCGTGCTGCATGGCGAGGGTAGTCTGGATCTGGACGCGCTTATGTCCGACATCGTGCCTGAAATGGCCCATTCAGGCTATGCTGGTGCGACGCTTCGCAACGTGCTCGACATGCGCTCGGGTGTACGCTTTACCGAAGATTACGGCATCCCCGGCTCTGACATGACGCATATCGACATTGCCAGCGGCTGGCGCCCTCCGCTACCGGGCGCGCCCGTGCCGACCATCCGCGACGTCATCCTCGGCCTGCCGCAAGAGCGCCCGCACGGCGAGGCGTTCAAGTACCGTTCGATCGAGACGGACGTGATTGCATGGGCGCTGGAGCGTAGCGCAAGCCAGTCGCTGGCCAGCCTGCTATCTGATCGCATCTGGTCGCGCATCGGCGCCGAGCGGGACGCCTATTTCACGGTCGACCGTGCCGGGACCGCGCTGGCAGATGGTGGCTTTAACGCGACTTTGCGCGACTACACCCGCTTTGGCCTGATGATGCTGGAGGGCGGCGCGTGGGACGGCGTCCAGATCGTCCCCGAAGCGTGGGTGCGCGCCAGCGCCGCCGGTGATCGTTCGGCCTACGGCGAACCCTATACCGCCACATCGCCCAAAGGCGCTTATAGCCGCCAGTGGTGGATCCACGACGCGGAGCGCGGCGATTTCATGGCGCGCGGCGTCTTTGGCCAGCTGATCTATATCGACCCAAAAACCGATTTTCTGGCTGTCAAACTGTCGACATGGCCTGATTTCCTGATCCACAGCTATACCGTCGATATGCTGGCCGCAGTCACCGCAATCCGCGACGCGCTATCGCCCGCATAA
- a CDS encoding ABC transporter permease yields MTDVSAETRPATTLRKSLRNSGVMLGGTILAIIILIAIFAPLIAPHDPVAQDLSRRLLPPFWHDRAVPEHLLGTDQLGRDYLSRMIYGARVSLGVGLGVILVSGTIGITLGLLAGYFGGWVDMVISFAITTRLSLPIVLVALAAVALGGASLTTLITVLGLLLWDRFAVVSRAAAQSLRHQEFIMGLRAIGASRFRILFLEILPNMQSTILVVVTLEVANVILLEAALSFLGLGVRPPTPSWGLMISEGRDNILFDPWLIAMPGSALCVLVLAVNLFGDGMRDVTGPVRK; encoded by the coding sequence ATGACAGACGTCTCAGCTGAAACCCGGCCCGCCACTACCCTGCGCAAGTCGCTGCGCAATTCGGGCGTGATGCTCGGCGGCACGATCCTCGCCATCATCATTCTGATAGCCATTTTCGCCCCGCTTATCGCGCCGCACGATCCGGTCGCGCAGGATTTGTCGCGCCGCCTGCTGCCCCCCTTCTGGCATGATCGCGCTGTGCCTGAACATCTGCTTGGCACCGACCAGCTTGGCCGCGATTACCTGTCGCGTATGATCTATGGCGCACGGGTGTCCCTAGGGGTCGGCCTTGGCGTCATCCTCGTGTCGGGGACGATCGGCATCACGCTGGGCCTGCTGGCGGGATATTTCGGCGGCTGGGTCGATATGGTCATCAGCTTTGCCATCACCACGCGGCTATCGCTGCCCATTGTGCTGGTCGCTCTGGCCGCCGTGGCACTGGGCGGCGCGTCACTGACCACGCTGATCACTGTGCTGGGTCTTTTGTTGTGGGATCGCTTTGCCGTGGTATCGCGCGCGGCGGCTCAAAGCCTGCGGCATCAAGAATTCATCATGGGCCTGCGCGCCATAGGCGCCAGCCGGTTTCGCATCCTCTTTCTCGAAATTCTACCAAACATGCAGAGCACAATACTTGTCGTTGTCACGCTAGAGGTTGCCAATGTTATTCTGTTGGAGGCCGCGCTGTCGTTCCTCGGCCTTGGCGTGCGGCCGCCCACGCCGTCGTGGGGCCTGATGATTTCGGAGGGGCGCGACAACATTCTGTTCGATCCATGGCTGATTGCGATGCCCGGCTCGGCGCTGTGCGTGCTGGTGCTAGCGGTGAACCTCTTCGGCGATGGGATGCGCGACGTGACGGGACCGGTGCGCAAATGA
- a CDS encoding extracellular solute-binding protein — translation MKRTTQSMAATLAAAVALVGPAWAEGQLNLYNWGNYTSPELIDKFEKEFDVEVNIDGYDSNEIMLAKVREGNTGYDIVVPSDSTAAIMVEQDLLAEVKPNEMENFSNMNPTWVDVYWDPGRNYTVPWQWGTTSFTVDSEVYDGDIDTLALMFDAPDELKGRINMLSDMPEVINAALRYRGYDRCNSNTEELRDITELLIKAKADWRTMDYATIEKLTSGDVDLSQTWNGAAMRARDQRPTLVYAYPKEGFTGWMDNAAVLKDAPNMENAKLFMNFIMLPENAALISNFARYANGITGSEEFMDEDMKTAHEIVMPDTAPAPDFVKPCEQEVTDMYNRIWTKLKQ, via the coding sequence ATGAAAAGAACAACACAAAGTATGGCCGCGACCCTCGCCGCCGCCGTGGCCCTTGTCGGCCCCGCATGGGCCGAAGGCCAACTGAACCTGTACAACTGGGGCAACTACACCTCGCCCGAGCTGATCGATAAGTTCGAAAAGGAATTCGACGTCGAAGTGAACATCGACGGCTATGACAGCAACGAGATCATGCTGGCGAAGGTCCGTGAAGGTAACACCGGCTACGACATCGTCGTGCCCAGCGACTCGACCGCCGCGATCATGGTCGAGCAGGATCTGCTGGCCGAGGTCAAGCCGAACGAGATGGAAAACTTCTCGAATATGAACCCCACATGGGTCGACGTCTATTGGGATCCGGGCCGCAACTATACCGTGCCGTGGCAGTGGGGTACCACGTCGTTCACCGTCGACAGCGAGGTCTATGACGGCGACATTGATACACTGGCGTTGATGTTTGACGCACCTGACGAGCTGAAGGGCCGCATCAACATGCTGTCCGACATGCCCGAAGTTATCAACGCCGCGCTGCGGTATCGGGGCTATGACCGCTGCAACAGCAACACCGAAGAGCTTCGGGACATTACCGAGCTGCTGATCAAGGCAAAGGCCGACTGGCGCACGATGGATTATGCAACCATCGAAAAGCTGACATCGGGCGACGTGGACCTAAGCCAGACTTGGAACGGCGCCGCCATGCGCGCGCGCGATCAGCGCCCAACGCTGGTCTATGCCTACCCCAAGGAAGGCTTTACCGGCTGGATGGACAACGCTGCCGTCCTGAAGGACGCGCCGAACATGGAGAACGCCAAACTCTTTATGAACTTCATCATGCTGCCAGAGAACGCGGCGCTGATCTCAAACTTTGCCCGCTATGCCAACGGCATCACCGGGAGCGAGGAATTCATGGACGAGGACATGAAGACCGCGCACGAGATCGTCATGCCTGACACCGCACCGGCGCCTGACTTCGTCAAGCCGTGCGAGCAGGAAGTCACCGATATGTACAACCGCATCTGGACGAAGCTGAAGCAATAA
- a CDS encoding LysR family transcriptional regulator — translation MDATLQSGPNWNLLRTFYAIAAEQSITKAARRLGVSQPSVSASLQRLEAQLKCQLVYRDSRHFALTQQGGQIYHECRAMFRGAERIAQAVRGAPVGESGEVRYQIISNLASPMLDEILRLYHQRHPSVTFQSEVQNSQNIVRSVRQGRVNIGICLLAQPPSGLCAIRLFREEFHLFCGAEHPLFGRASVSVEDVEREPFISFACATEGAGLEPMSILRSGMRLGSHIAGLSTNMEEVRRMIAAGLGIGILPLMSAEGDIQAGALWPLKITDEPIGANVYLAHAEASALTPPEAAFVNIVQELIALYPDMT, via the coding sequence ATGGACGCCACTCTACAATCGGGCCCCAACTGGAACCTGCTGCGCACGTTTTACGCCATCGCGGCAGAGCAAAGCATCACCAAGGCAGCGCGCCGCCTTGGCGTTAGCCAGCCATCGGTCAGCGCTTCGCTACAACGGTTGGAGGCGCAGCTGAAGTGCCAGCTCGTTTATCGCGATAGTCGGCATTTTGCATTGACGCAGCAGGGCGGGCAAATCTATCACGAGTGCCGCGCGATGTTTCGCGGCGCCGAGCGAATTGCGCAGGCCGTGCGCGGCGCGCCCGTCGGAGAGAGCGGCGAGGTGCGGTACCAGATCATTAGCAATCTCGCGTCCCCCATGCTGGACGAAATCCTGCGACTCTATCATCAACGCCATCCGTCCGTGACCTTTCAGAGCGAGGTCCAGAATAGCCAGAATATCGTGCGGAGCGTTCGGCAGGGGCGGGTAAACATCGGCATCTGTCTGCTAGCACAGCCGCCAAGCGGTCTGTGCGCTATCCGATTGTTCCGCGAGGAATTTCACCTGTTTTGCGGCGCCGAGCATCCGTTATTTGGCCGTGCATCCGTTAGTGTGGAGGATGTGGAGCGCGAGCCATTCATCTCATTTGCCTGCGCGACCGAGGGCGCGGGGCTGGAGCCAATGTCAATCCTGAGGTCCGGTATGCGGCTGGGCAGCCACATCGCCGGGCTTAGCACTAACATGGAGGAGGTGCGCCGTATGATCGCCGCCGGGCTGGGCATTGGCATCCTGCCGCTGATGTCCGCAGAGGGCGATATTCAAGCTGGCGCGCTCTGGCCGCTCAAGATCACGGACGAGCCAATCGGCGCGAACGTCTATCTGGCGCATGCCGAAGCTAGCGCCTTGACGCCGCCCGAGGCCGCGTTCGTGAACATCGTTCAAGAGTTAATCGCGCTCTATCCGGATATGACCTAG
- a CDS encoding ABC transporter permease — MADLTDTLPESATTADRLAEARRQTEASARRRRWQLLSPALIIIGIFGLFPLTITLIYSFLTPGTYGGVTWKFSTDAYVQFLFDRDIFDDTLQFSGTYLSIYGRSIGLAFGATVGALIVGFPTAYFIASKPLEQRNLWLFLITLPFWVNLLVRTYAILLIIRDEGIINLSLMGMGVTDSPIGMLYTDYAIFAGLIYSYLPFMVLPLYASLEKLDFRLVEAAYDLYASRFQVLRHVIIPMAKPGIVAGCILVFIPGLGAYITPELLGGGKELMIGNLIALQFSGSRNWPFGSAAALILMVVVMASLIIYVRYSGKEGNGHG, encoded by the coding sequence ATGGCAGATCTCACCGACACCCTGCCGGAAAGCGCAACCACCGCAGACCGCCTTGCCGAGGCGCGCCGCCAGACCGAGGCGTCCGCGCGGCGTCGTCGCTGGCAGCTCTTGTCGCCCGCGCTGATTATCATTGGCATCTTTGGGCTCTTTCCGCTGACGATCACGCTGATCTATTCGTTCCTCACCCCCGGCACGTATGGCGGCGTCACGTGGAAATTTTCAACCGACGCATACGTGCAGTTTCTGTTCGACCGCGACATCTTTGACGACACGCTGCAATTTTCGGGTACCTACCTTAGTATCTATGGCCGCTCTATCGGGCTGGCATTCGGCGCGACCGTCGGTGCGCTGATTGTCGGATTTCCAACCGCCTATTTCATCGCGTCCAAGCCGCTGGAGCAACGCAATCTGTGGCTGTTTCTGATCACCCTGCCCTTTTGGGTGAACCTCTTGGTGCGCACCTATGCGATCCTGCTGATCATCCGCGACGAGGGCATCATCAACCTCAGCTTGATGGGTATGGGCGTGACCGACAGCCCCATCGGCATGCTCTATACCGACTACGCGATTTTCGCCGGCCTGATCTATAGCTACCTGCCGTTCATGGTGCTGCCCCTTTATGCCTCGCTGGAAAAGCTGGATTTCCGGCTGGTTGAGGCGGCATATGACCTCTACGCCAGCCGGTTTCAGGTGCTGCGCCATGTCATTATCCCGATGGCCAAGCCTGGCATCGTGGCAGGCTGCATCCTCGTTTTCATCCCCGGCCTCGGCGCCTACATCACGCCCGAATTGCTGGGCGGCGGCAAAGAGCTGATGATCGGCAACCTTATCGCGCTGCAATTCAGCGGCTCGCGCAATTGGCCCTTCGGCTCGGCCGCCGCGCTGATCCTGATGGTCGTGGTGATGGCATCGCTCATCATCTACGTTCGCTATTCCGGCAAGGAGGGCAACGGTCATGGCTGA
- a CDS encoding ABC transporter permease, producing the protein MKDLRKQPGFDTMAWICLFFLYAPIVMLVVYSFNDNRSVVIWTEFSLRWYAAAFDNDGIRKATVVSLQVAAVATVFATSFATMAALATTRVRPFKGQTLAYAIINQPLMVPEIVTAVATLAFFGIIKQIFNINGIGFLMLAHTVFCIPFAYMPIRARLEDMNLSLEQAAADLYATPIQVFRKVTFPLMAPGIVAGGMLAFVVSLDDVIITLLVAGPGETTLPVYILGQIRRGITPEINAVSTVLLGLSVVLVSIFFLIGNKKRT; encoded by the coding sequence ATGAAGGATCTGCGCAAGCAGCCCGGCTTTGACACGATGGCGTGGATCTGCCTCTTTTTCCTATACGCGCCCATCGTGATGCTGGTGGTGTATTCGTTCAACGACAACCGCTCTGTCGTGATCTGGACGGAGTTTAGCCTGCGCTGGTACGCCGCCGCGTTCGACAATGACGGCATTCGCAAGGCGACCGTCGTGTCACTACAGGTGGCCGCAGTCGCAACAGTCTTTGCCACCTCATTCGCCACGATGGCCGCACTGGCCACAACGCGGGTGCGCCCATTCAAGGGCCAAACGCTCGCCTATGCGATCATCAATCAGCCGCTGATGGTGCCCGAAATTGTCACGGCGGTCGCCACGCTCGCGTTCTTTGGCATTATCAAGCAGATATTCAACATCAACGGCATCGGCTTTCTCATGCTGGCGCATACGGTGTTCTGCATCCCGTTTGCCTATATGCCCATCCGCGCGCGGCTGGAGGATATGAACCTGTCGCTGGAGCAAGCCGCCGCAGACCTCTACGCCACCCCCATTCAGGTGTTTCGCAAGGTTACATTCCCCCTGATGGCACCGGGGATCGTTGCGGGTGGTATGCTGGCGTTTGTGGTATCATTGGATGACGTGATCATCACGCTACTGGTCGCTGGCCCCGGCGAGACGACGCTGCCGGTCTACATTCTTGGCCAGATCCGGCGCGGGATCACCCCTGAAATCAACGCCGTCTCGACAGTGCTCTTGGGGCTGTCGGTGGTGCTGGTCTCGATCTTCTTCCTGATCGGGAACAAAAAGCGGACGTAA
- a CDS encoding GntR family transcriptional regulator: MTQQGLSAINQSYLGDVAYEKIANAIVSGGFQPGEKLTIRSLADTLEISSTPVRDAVKRLLLENALEQRGPRDIRVPIITQSKYREIADIRLELEGLAAARAAERRSDSDLEALHQNIVDNEAAIAAGDWQRAIRLNKQFHFSLADIGQMPVLRGLLGGLWLQIGPPISSFYSLGGRDMIDHHHPVYEAIRLQDAVAARLNISHDIACSVEGIIAHIDKVADSGFAT, encoded by the coding sequence GTGACACAGCAGGGCCTTTCCGCAATCAACCAGTCCTACCTCGGCGATGTTGCATACGAAAAAATCGCCAATGCAATCGTCAGCGGCGGGTTTCAGCCCGGTGAAAAGCTGACCATTCGCAGCCTCGCCGATACGCTGGAGATCAGCTCGACCCCGGTGCGCGACGCGGTCAAGCGGCTGCTGCTGGAGAACGCGTTAGAGCAACGAGGTCCACGCGACATACGAGTGCCGATAATCACTCAAAGCAAATATCGCGAGATCGCGGACATCCGGCTGGAGTTGGAGGGGCTGGCCGCCGCCCGCGCCGCCGAGCGGCGCAGCGACAGTGATCTGGAGGCGCTGCACCAGAACATCGTCGATAACGAGGCCGCCATCGCGGCGGGCGACTGGCAACGCGCGATCCGTCTTAACAAACAGTTCCACTTCAGCCTTGCCGATATCGGACAAATGCCTGTGCTGCGCGGTCTGCTGGGGGGGCTGTGGCTTCAGATCGGACCGCCGATTTCATCGTTCTACAGCCTTGGCGGGCGCGATATGATCGACCACCATCATCCCGTATATGAGGCGATCCGCCTGCAAGACGCAGTCGCGGCCCGCCTGAACATCTCGCACGACATCGCCTGCTCGGTCGAAGGGATCATCGCGCATATCGACAAGGTAGCGGATAGCGGTTTCGCGACTTGA
- a CDS encoding ABC transporter ATP-binding protein has product MTEVLLDIQNLQVSLPTERGLLNAVRGIDLRIERGQTLCLVGESGCGKSLTAMAIMGLLPRYAKVRADTFQMAGQYLTGKGHAKLAQMRGREVAMIFQDPTSSLNPTLTVGRQLTEGVMRSERLSRTEANNRATEMLDRVGISNPAARLTQYPHAFSGGQRQRIMIASALMGRPRLLIADEPTTALDVTIQAQILGVLGQLQADLGLSLMLITHDLGVVAAIATDVAVMYAGRIAELAPAHDLFAAPLHPYTQGLLRAIPVPGVTPRGSELPAIPGRVPGLIGPMYGCAFRDRCALAGPECANDPVPRLIRQPGQFVECYKAFETEAAI; this is encoded by the coding sequence ATGACCGAAGTGCTACTTGATATCCAGAACCTGCAAGTGTCCCTGCCGACCGAGCGCGGCCTGCTGAACGCCGTGCGCGGCATCGACCTGCGAATTGAGCGCGGCCAGACACTGTGCCTTGTCGGCGAGTCGGGTTGCGGCAAATCCCTGACCGCCATGGCGATCATGGGCCTGCTACCACGCTATGCAAAGGTGAGGGCCGACACCTTTCAAATGGCGGGCCAGTATCTGACTGGCAAAGGCCATGCTAAGCTGGCGCAAATGCGCGGGCGCGAGGTTGCCATGATCTTTCAAGATCCGACCAGCTCGCTTAACCCTACGCTGACCGTGGGCAGGCAACTGACCGAAGGCGTCATGCGATCTGAGCGGCTAAGCCGGACAGAGGCGAACAATCGCGCCACCGAAATGCTGGACCGCGTCGGCATCTCCAATCCGGCCGCGCGGCTGACGCAGTATCCGCACGCCTTTTCTGGTGGGCAGCGCCAGCGGATCATGATCGCATCGGCCCTAATGGGCCGCCCGCGCCTTCTGATCGCGGATGAGCCTACGACGGCGCTGGACGTTACCATTCAGGCGCAGATACTGGGCGTCTTGGGGCAGTTGCAGGCGGATCTGGGCCTCTCACTGATGCTGATCACACATGATCTGGGCGTAGTCGCCGCCATCGCGACGGACGTGGCCGTGATGTATGCCGGCCGCATAGCGGAACTGGCCCCGGCGCACGATCTGTTCGCTGCGCCGCTGCACCCCTACACCCAAGGGTTGCTGCGCGCGATCCCGGTCCCCGGCGTCACGCCGCGCGGTAGCGAGCTGCCCGCGATTCCGGGCCGCGTGCCCGGCCTGATCGGGCCTATGTACGGCTGCGCATTTCGCGACCGTTGCGCGTTGGCGGGGCCGGAATGTGCCAACGATCCGGTGCCGCGCCTGATCCGCCAGCCCGGCCAGTTTGTCGAATGCTACAAGGCTTTTGAGACGGAGGCCGCGATATGA
- a CDS encoding ABC transporter substrate-binding protein has product MTHHTPKYFLSGAVALAASLSFAAGTPAMAGKEDNTLNVAFASEPEPLDTYKIAGREGLILARHIFDGLLYKNLDTGEIVPALAESWEFTGPLTMEFTLRKGVKFHNGAEFTADDVVETLNTVITPEYGTRYSISVDWIESVEKLADDKVRINMSKPFAGAVEMLADALPIYPHEFFAENGSEGMAATPIGTGPYKLVSQEPGIRYEMERFADHYEGSPKSGATIDKIIVRTMPEMNTQYAELMSGDLDWIWRIPPDQATQLESRVQIISAPIMRIGYVGFAPESLGGDSPIADKRVRQALIHATNRAAITDAFAGGASKVLNTPCNPAQFGCEQDVTVYEYDPEKARALLAEAGYEDGFEMEMVFAAMPRPTAEAIAADLAKVGVTLILNEQQYAAGIGQWRAKELPAFFSNWGSYGIGDTAFILSNFFGGGDDDLVQNPELAEWLTVADSASDRDVRAENYSMAVKKIVDEAYWMPMYNFNVNYGLADDLNFTPHPDEFARWWNSSWK; this is encoded by the coding sequence ATGACACATCACACCCCCAAGTATTTCCTGTCCGGCGCTGTGGCTCTTGCCGCCTCGCTGAGCTTTGCCGCCGGTACGCCCGCTATGGCGGGCAAAGAGGATAACACCCTCAACGTTGCCTTCGCCTCCGAACCTGAGCCGCTGGACACCTACAAGATCGCTGGCCGCGAGGGTCTGATTCTGGCGCGCCATATCTTTGATGGACTGCTTTACAAAAACCTCGACACCGGTGAAATCGTCCCCGCGCTGGCCGAAAGCTGGGAGTTTACCGGCCCATTGACCATGGAATTCACCCTGCGCAAGGGCGTGAAATTCCACAACGGCGCGGAGTTTACCGCAGATGACGTGGTGGAGACGCTGAATACCGTCATCACCCCCGAATACGGCACGCGCTATTCGATCTCGGTCGACTGGATCGAGAGCGTTGAGAAGTTGGCTGATGACAAGGTCCGCATCAACATGTCCAAGCCCTTTGCCGGCGCGGTTGAAATGCTGGCAGATGCCTTGCCGATCTATCCGCACGAGTTCTTTGCTGAGAACGGCTCCGAAGGGATGGCTGCGACCCCCATCGGAACGGGCCCCTACAAGCTGGTCTCGCAAGAGCCGGGCATCCGGTATGAGATGGAGCGCTTCGCAGATCACTACGAAGGTAGCCCCAAGAGCGGCGCAACCATCGACAAGATCATCGTGCGCACCATGCCCGAGATGAACACGCAATATGCCGAGTTGATGTCAGGCGATTTGGACTGGATCTGGCGCATCCCGCCCGATCAGGCCACGCAGCTAGAGAGCCGCGTACAAATCATCAGCGCGCCCATTATGCGCATCGGTTATGTCGGGTTCGCCCCTGAATCGCTGGGCGGCGACAGCCCGATCGCAGACAAACGCGTGCGCCAAGCGCTGATCCACGCGACAAACCGCGCGGCTATCACCGACGCCTTTGCCGGAGGCGCATCAAAGGTATTGAACACGCCCTGCAACCCGGCCCAATTTGGTTGCGAGCAGGACGTGACGGTTTACGAATATGATCCTGAAAAGGCCCGCGCCCTGCTGGCTGAGGCGGGTTATGAGGACGGGTTCGAGATGGAGATGGTGTTCGCCGCAATGCCGCGCCCCACTGCGGAGGCCATAGCCGCCGATCTGGCAAAGGTCGGCGTCACGCTGATCCTGAACGAGCAGCAATATGCGGCCGGCATCGGCCAATGGCGCGCCAAGGAGTTGCCTGCTTTCTTTTCTAACTGGGGCAGCTACGGTATCGGCGACACCGCGTTCATCCTGTCGAACTTCTTTGGCGGCGGCGACGATGATCTGGTGCAGAACCCCGAGCTGGCCGAGTGGTTGACCGTCGCCGATAGCGCATCCGACCGAGACGTGCGCGCCGAGAATTATAGCATGGCCGTCAAGAAGATCGTCGACGAGGCATATTGGATGCCGATGTATAACTTCAACGTCAACTATGGGCTGGCAGACGATCTGAACTTTACGCCCCATCCCGACGAGTTCGCGCGCTGGTGGAACTCCAGCTGGAAGTAA
- a CDS encoding ABC transporter permease, producing MLGYISKRLLVAFCVCATVSAISFALMFLSGDPAIAIAGAGGRAQDAEAVRIAYGFDRPIVTQYLDWIGSALTGDLGRSIYFNVPVTEIIGNRVGVTLRLGVLSFLLALVVAVPLGIAAALRPNGWIDRLALVLAVTGQAIPSFWLGLMAIVVFGVWYGWVPISGAETWQGYILPVIVLSYYAMPAMMRITRSGMIDVLATDYIRAARAKGLPMGTVIFRHALRNAVLPLVSLAAVQLGLLLSGSIVIESVFALNGLGRLAWESLLRSDLPVVQAIILILSLLYVLLTTLADILNAVLDPRLRGVS from the coding sequence ATGCTGGGTTACATATCGAAACGGCTGCTGGTCGCGTTCTGCGTCTGCGCCACCGTGTCGGCCATCAGCTTTGCGCTGATGTTCCTATCCGGCGATCCAGCCATCGCCATCGCGGGCGCTGGCGGGCGGGCGCAGGATGCCGAAGCGGTGCGTATCGCCTACGGCTTTGACAGGCCCATCGTGACGCAATATCTGGACTGGATTGGCAGCGCCCTAACAGGCGATCTGGGGCGCAGCATCTATTTTAACGTGCCTGTTACCGAAATTATCGGCAACCGGGTTGGCGTCACGCTGCGCCTTGGGGTGCTGTCCTTTCTGCTGGCGCTGGTCGTCGCGGTTCCATTGGGCATCGCGGCTGCGCTGCGCCCAAATGGCTGGATCGACCGGCTGGCACTGGTGCTGGCAGTCACCGGGCAGGCAATTCCAAGTTTCTGGCTGGGCCTGATGGCCATCGTCGTGTTCGGCGTATGGTATGGCTGGGTGCCGATTTCTGGGGCCGAGACGTGGCAGGGCTATATCTTGCCCGTCATCGTGCTGAGCTATTACGCGATGCCCGCAATGATGCGCATCACTCGGTCGGGCATGATTGACGTGCTCGCGACCGACTACATTCGTGCGGCCCGCGCCAAGGGGCTGCCAATGGGCACCGTCATCTTCCGCCACGCGCTCCGCAACGCGGTGCTGCCACTGGTATCGCTTGCCGCCGTGCAGCTAGGCCTGCTGCTATCCGGCTCTATCGTAATTGAGAGCGTGTTCGCCCTAAACGGACTGGGCAGGCTTGCATGGGAGTCGCTGCTCCGCAGCGATCTGCCGGTGGTGCAGGCAATCATCCTGATCCTGTCGCTGCTCTACGTTTTACTGACTACGCTGGCCGACATACTGAACGCGGTGCTTGATCCGCGCCTGAGAGGAGTGTCCTGA